One Janthinobacterium sp. J1-1 genomic region harbors:
- a CDS encoding CopD family protein, which yields MDSVLGLQVGSAIFLNVAFAWLVGSWLARRWMSAVGTSKTDTEHLLGSADIFAGALGVLAGCAGLWASAAVMGGVSLAEAKDLVWQMLTMTSIGRAGYISLGALALALAIRAYRSTAAWREWAVLAALGVFAFVRASMGHAGENGYWTIPFAAEVVHLTAMGAWTGLVFVSAWKAMGADALQDDSNRMGGYLEAMSVAATVAVIAIFATGLFNSWHRVGTVDNLLGGTLYTTALLVKVALVAVALLLGGYNKFFGLALARNSAQGIARVKFALKVESIVLLAVLFAAAVLTAQQPPAAM from the coding sequence ATGGATAGTGTCCTGGGTCTGCAGGTTGGGTCAGCCATTTTCTTGAACGTTGCGTTTGCTTGGCTTGTAGGTTCATGGTTGGCGCGCCGCTGGATGTCCGCTGTGGGCACCTCGAAAACGGACACCGAACACCTGTTAGGTTCAGCTGACATCTTTGCTGGAGCACTAGGAGTGTTGGCAGGCTGCGCGGGCCTATGGGCTTCCGCTGCAGTCATGGGTGGTGTAAGCCTGGCCGAAGCTAAGGACCTCGTGTGGCAGATGTTGACCATGACGAGTATTGGACGAGCTGGCTATATTTCGCTTGGTGCTCTAGCGCTCGCACTCGCGATTCGCGCCTATCGTTCAACGGCCGCATGGCGTGAGTGGGCAGTGCTTGCGGCATTAGGCGTCTTTGCGTTTGTACGCGCATCGATGGGCCACGCAGGAGAGAACGGTTACTGGACTATTCCTTTTGCAGCTGAGGTTGTTCATCTAACTGCTATGGGAGCATGGACCGGCCTGGTGTTTGTCTCAGCTTGGAAGGCGATGGGAGCCGACGCGCTCCAAGACGATTCGAATCGGATGGGTGGATATCTCGAGGCGATGTCGGTAGCGGCCACTGTTGCAGTCATCGCGATTTTTGCCACGGGATTATTTAACTCATGGCACAGGGTTGGCACCGTAGACAACCTTCTTGGCGGCACCCTCTACACGACGGCGCTTTTGGTAAAGGTCGCTCTAGTTGCAGTGGCGTTGCTACTGGGCGGGTACAACAAATTTTTCGGACTAGCCCTTGCGCGGAACTCAGCGCAAGGTATCGCGCGCGTGAAGTTTGCGCTAAAGGTAGAAAGCATTGTCTTACTTGCTGTGTTGTTTGCAGCGGCTGTTCTGACTGCGCAACAGCCGCCAGCTGCCATGTGA
- the copC gene encoding copper homeostasis periplasmic binding protein CopC, whose translation MKTLQKIVAACVFTAATIAAPFVMAHAKLSTSNPTPGAVLETAPAEITLTFNEKVEQAFSTVTLTYTDGKVIATDKAKVDVGNPKIVRLQTKGLSTGTYTVKWAVAGNDGHRRTGTFSFSVK comes from the coding sequence ATGAAAACCCTTCAAAAAATCGTAGCAGCCTGCGTTTTTACAGCAGCCACCATTGCGGCCCCATTTGTCATGGCGCACGCGAAACTCAGTACCTCGAACCCGACGCCAGGGGCGGTCTTAGAGACAGCTCCTGCCGAAATCACCCTGACCTTCAACGAAAAGGTCGAGCAGGCGTTTAGCACCGTGACGTTGACTTATACGGACGGTAAGGTCATCGCAACCGACAAGGCCAAGGTCGACGTCGGTAACCCGAAAATCGTGCGCCTCCAAACCAAGGGACTGTCCACCGGCACTTACACCGTTAAGTGGGCCGTCGCCGGCAACGATGGTCACCGCCGTACGGGAACCTTCTCATTCTCGGTGAAATAA
- a CDS encoding IS3 family transposase (programmed frameshift), which produces MTRSTTYTPELREEAVKLVLTQGLTLEDAALRLTIPKGTLANWVSAARRGTSPKVAPGSRSVPELEAEVTKLRKELAEARMERDIVKKRGSVLCAGVAAKYAVMKTLRLEFPVTIMCRVFGVSRSGFYAWSNGKPSQRAQDDARLKVAIEAVHAQSRQTYGPLRMQPELTAQGFPAGRDRIVRLRRELALRCKQKRKFKATTNSNHDLPVADNLLNQTFAPTRPNEAWVTDITYVATGEGWLYLAGIKDVFTCELVGYAMDERMTQTLTATALWKAVRNKRPAPGLIHHSDRGSQYCAHDYQKLVTQFGMKPSMSRRGNCYDNAPMESFWGSLKNELVHHQRYATRADAKAAIQEYIESFYNRQRRHSRLGNVPPALFAEKFSKQPRVA; this is translated from the exons ATGACACGCTCAACAACATACACACCGGAGCTTCGGGAAGAAGCGGTAAAACTGGTCCTGACACAAGGCCTGACGCTGGAAGACGCCGCGTTGCGTCTCACCATTCCCAAGGGCACGCTAGCGAACTGGGTCAGTGCGGCAAGGCGCGGCACGTCGCCCAAAGTAGCCCCTGGTAGCCGCTCCGTGCCGGAGCTTGAGGCTGAGGTAACCAAGCTGCGCAAAGAGCTTGCCGAGGCACGCATGGAGCGCGATATCGTAAAAAAGCG CGGCAGCGTACTTTGCGCGGGAGTCGCTGCCAAGTACGCGGTCATGAAGACCTTGCGACTCGAATTTCCTGTCACCATCATGTGCCGCGTCTTTGGCGTCTCGCGCAGCGGTTTCTACGCTTGGTCGAACGGCAAACCGTCGCAGCGGGCGCAGGACGACGCACGCCTGAAGGTCGCCATCGAGGCCGTGCACGCGCAGAGCCGGCAGACTTATGGCCCGTTGCGCATGCAGCCGGAACTGACGGCGCAAGGCTTTCCGGCCGGCCGTGATCGTATCGTCCGTCTGCGTCGCGAGCTCGCCCTGCGCTGCAAGCAAAAGCGCAAGTTCAAGGCCACCACGAACTCGAATCATGACCTGCCGGTGGCCGACAACCTGCTCAATCAGACTTTCGCGCCGACCCGGCCGAACGAAGCCTGGGTGACCGACATCACCTATGTGGCGACCGGCGAGGGCTGGCTTTACCTGGCCGGTATCAAGGACGTGTTCACCTGCGAGCTGGTGGGCTACGCGATGGACGAGCGCATGACGCAAACGCTGACGGCAACAGCACTGTGGAAGGCCGTGCGCAACAAACGCCCCGCGCCGGGCTTGATTCACCACTCCGACCGTGGCAGTCAGTATTGCGCCCACGACTATCAGAAACTGGTGACGCAGTTCGGCATGAAGCCGTCCATGTCGCGCCGAGGAAACTGCTATGACAACGCGCCCATGGAAAGCTTCTGGGGCAGCCTGAAAAACGAGCTGGTGCACCATCAACGTTACGCGACCCGGGCCGACGCGAAAGCCGCAATACAGGAATATATCGAAAGCTTTTACAACCGCCAGCGACGCCATTCGCGCCTTGGCAATGTTCCGCCCGCGTTGTTCGCTGAAAAATTCAGCAAACAGCCGCGGGTGGCTTGA
- a CDS encoding DUF305 domain-containing protein: MKISKIALAAIAVIALSANAAPQHQSGAHGAAGHDMTNMQSMHKSSPNAAKAPYELQFLDTMAMHHQMAMHMASLVETRSASEHLKGMAKKMMAEQEKEIAQLKGWKEQWYAGKPDAVNMKMPGMSESMKGMTGDKLTSAKGEQFDRMFVDMMSQHHKGAIKMAQTAAPKLEHAEVKEFANKLVEMQKKEVAHMAEMKKSSAKK, from the coding sequence ATGAAAATCTCGAAAATCGCACTAGCCGCAATCGCCGTGATTGCGCTGTCTGCTAACGCGGCACCTCAGCATCAAAGCGGCGCACACGGTGCCGCTGGGCATGACATGACAAACATGCAGTCGATGCACAAGAGCTCGCCGAACGCGGCTAAGGCGCCGTATGAACTGCAGTTCCTGGACACCATGGCGATGCACCATCAGATGGCTATGCACATGGCCAGCCTGGTCGAAACTCGTTCTGCCAGCGAACACCTCAAGGGTATGGCCAAGAAGATGATGGCCGAGCAGGAGAAAGAGATTGCGCAGCTCAAGGGTTGGAAAGAGCAGTGGTATGCCGGCAAACCAGATGCAGTAAACATGAAGATGCCAGGCATGTCCGAGTCGATGAAGGGAATGACAGGCGACAAGCTAACGTCGGCGAAGGGCGAGCAGTTTGACCGCATGTTTGTGGACATGATGAGTCAGCACCACAAAGGCGCAATCAAGATGGCGCAGACCGCGGCACCAAAGCTCGAGCACGCCGAAGTTAAAGAGTTCGCAAACAAGCTCGTCGAGATGCAGAAGAAAGAAGTGGCACACATGGCAGAAATGAAGAAATCTTCGGCGAAGAAATAA
- a CDS encoding IS630 family transposase, translating into MGAGRPKAELVLTESEREQLAAWARRRKTAQALALRSRIVLACSYGAENQAVAADLKVAKQTVCKWRGRFLQMRLDGLLDAPRSGAPRTIDDARVDAVIAKTLETQPMNATHWSTRTMAKESKLSQTAVSRIWRAFGLQPHRQETFKLSTDPLFVEKTRDIVGLYIDPPVKAMVLCVDEKSQIQALDRTQPILPLAPGVAERRTHDYERHGTTTLFAALDIATGKVIGELHRRHRSAEFLKFLRTIEASVPQDLDVHLVMDNYGTHKTPTIRNWFARHPRFHVHFTPTSASWLNQVERWFATLTEKQIRRGTHRSTRQLEDAIRAYLKINNEEPKPFVWTKSADAILASVERFCLRISNSGH; encoded by the coding sequence ATGGGAGCAGGTCGTCCGAAAGCTGAATTGGTTTTGACGGAGTCGGAGCGTGAGCAATTGGCAGCTTGGGCAAGGCGCCGCAAGACGGCTCAGGCGTTGGCACTGCGTTCGCGAATCGTATTGGCTTGCTCATATGGCGCTGAGAACCAGGCGGTTGCGGCGGACCTGAAGGTGGCGAAACAGACAGTGTGCAAATGGCGAGGCCGCTTCCTGCAGATGCGGCTTGATGGCCTGCTTGATGCGCCTCGCTCCGGTGCGCCCAGGACGATCGACGACGCGCGCGTGGATGCTGTCATCGCCAAGACCTTGGAAACGCAGCCGATGAATGCCACCCATTGGAGTACGCGGACAATGGCCAAAGAAAGCAAGCTGTCGCAGACAGCGGTAAGTCGGATTTGGCGCGCTTTCGGGCTGCAACCGCACCGCCAGGAAACGTTCAAGCTGTCCACCGATCCATTGTTTGTTGAAAAGACCCGGGACATTGTGGGCCTGTACATTGATCCTCCGGTCAAAGCCATGGTGCTCTGCGTCGATGAGAAAAGCCAGATCCAGGCGCTCGACCGGACCCAGCCGATTCTGCCCCTGGCGCCCGGCGTTGCCGAACGGCGCACGCATGATTACGAGCGCCACGGGACGACCACACTGTTCGCCGCGCTCGACATCGCCACCGGCAAGGTCATTGGTGAGCTGCATCGTCGCCATCGCAGCGCTGAATTTTTGAAATTCCTTCGCACCATCGAAGCATCCGTTCCGCAGGATCTCGATGTGCATCTCGTGATGGACAACTATGGCACCCATAAGACGCCGACCATCCGGAACTGGTTTGCCCGCCACCCCCGCTTCCATGTCCATTTCACGCCAACATCGGCTTCGTGGCTGAATCAAGTTGAACGCTGGTTTGCGACCTTGACGGAGAAGCAAATACGACGCGGCACGCATCGATCAACTCGCCAATTGGAAGATGCTATCCGCGCTTACCTCAAGATAAATAATGAAGAACCCAAGCCTTTCGTTTGGACAAAATCGGCCGACGCAATCTTGGCGAGCGTCGAGCGATTTTGTCTGCGAATTTCTAACTCAGGACACTAG
- a CDS encoding copper-binding protein, whose translation MKIAKIIANVAAIVALLAFNNAMAQSHDRENHAPAPAAVAGQELALSEGEVKKVDKDTGRLTIKHGPLENLGMSGMTMVFGVKDVSALDTLKAGDKIKFVAERLDGRLVVTQLVLQK comes from the coding sequence ATGAAAATCGCAAAAATCATTGCTAATGTCGCCGCCATAGTTGCTCTCCTCGCTTTCAATAATGCGATGGCGCAGTCTCACGACCGTGAAAATCACGCTCCCGCACCCGCGGCAGTCGCAGGTCAAGAACTGGCACTGTCGGAAGGCGAAGTCAAGAAAGTCGATAAAGATACCGGGCGTTTGACTATCAAACACGGTCCACTAGAGAACCTTGGTATGTCCGGCATGACCATGGTATTCGGTGTAAAGGACGTTTCAGCACTCGATACGCTCAAGGCCGGCGACAAGATTAAGTTCGTCGCTGAAAGGCTTGATGGGCGCTTGGTGGTGACCCAGTTGGTGCTTCAAAAATAA